One Brassica napus cultivar Da-Ae chromosome C2, Da-Ae, whole genome shotgun sequence DNA window includes the following coding sequences:
- the LOC106420994 gene encoding trigger factor-like protein TIG, Chloroplastic isoform X1 — protein sequence MELCVISSINPFHSSSTRRLGSRRLFQSDSLFLSRDGCSLLRFHGRLKKPIKPLELSCAAKKIGGSGGVRRSAASTKAAPAVEPSVKEDKLPAELQVKETQAPNSSVKLSVEVPAIVCEDCYQRVLTEFMKMAKVPGFRPGKRVPENIIVGFVGRPYVLRATVESILKRTLPHAMESVTGKALKDSIQIVSSFPEMEKAYSQLKTLSYEVVVDVVPELKWNPENGYKDMKVVVELGDEIDAKKACERQLRQKYKSLGALKIVTDRGLQVGDLAVIDISATTIDEDGSTGEAIPDAESKGFHFDTEEGNRLLPGFLDSILGIRAGESKSFSLVFPESWKQESLRGQRAQFTVSSSPYIQDMQIKVIAYLDKLNFVWFLQVDCKELFYRDLPTLDDSLADKLLPGCTTLKEVEETLTKRCQEMEEEAKEQATDNAILEQIRKMVEVEIPQSLFEEQGRQFYGARLLEIQGNMKLTEDQLASLSSQKSVNEFLETQRESITNIIKQNLAVGDIFKRENLEFSTDELVKEVENSVTEFKKHKQEYDEERVKDQVQEILEGAKVLEWLKERAEIQYITR from the exons ATGGAGCTTTGCGTTATCAGCTCGATTAATCCTTTTCATTCATCTTCAACACGACGTCTTGGTTCTCGTCGTCTCTTCCAATCCGACAGCTTGTTCCTCTCTCGTGATGGTTGCTCTCTGCTAAGATTCCACGGTAGGCTTAAGAAACCAATCAAGCCCTTGGAGCTTTCTTGTGCCGCCAAGAAAATTGGCGGCAGTGGAGGAGTCCGGCGATCAGCGGCTTCAACCAAGGCCGCTCCGGCGGTTGAACCGAGCGTAAAGGAAGACAAGCTTCCCGCTGAGCTTCAGGTCAAGGAGACTCAAGCGCCGAATTCAAGT GTGAAACTGAGTGTGGAAGTTCCAGCAATTGTCTGTGAAGATTGTTACCAGAGAGTCCTGACCGAGTTCATGAAAATGGCAAAG GTTCCTGGGTTCCGTCCTGGAAAGAGAGTTCCAGAGAATATCATTGTTGGTTTCGTTGGGAGGCCATACGTTTTGAGAGCTACTGTTGAATCTATCTTGAAAAGAACACTTCCTCACGCCATGGAGTCT GTGACTGGAAAGGCTTTAAAAGACTCGATACAGATAGTAAGCAGCTTTCCGGAGATGGAGAAGGCTTATTCTCAGCTCAAGACTCTTAG TTACGAGGTGGTTGTTGATGTGGTGCCTGAGCTGAAATGGAATCCTGAGAATGGGTATAAAGATATGAAGGTCGTTGTTGAACTAGGCGATGAGATAGACGCAAAGAAAGCTTGTGAAAGACAGCTTAGACAGAAGTACAAGTCCCTTGGTGCATTGAAGATTGTCACTGACCGAGGTCTACAG GTGGGAGATCTTGCAGTCATTGATATATCTGCTACAACTATAGACGAGGATGGGTCAACGGGTGAAGCTATTCCAGATGCTGAAAGCAAAG GTTTTCATTTTGACACGGAAGAAGGGAACAGATTACTTCCTGGATTCCTTGATTCAATCTTAGGAATCCGAGCTGGCGAGTCAAAGTCATTCTCGCTTGTGTTTCCTGAATCATGGAAGCAAGAAAGTCTCCGTGGCCAGCGTGCTCAGTTCACTGTGAGTTCTTCGCCATATATACAAGACATGCAGATAAAGGTGATAGCATACTTGGATAAGCTAAACTTTGTCTGGTTTCTTCAGGTTGATTGTAAGGAACTATTCTACAGAGATTTACCAACTTTAGATGATTCACTTGCTGATAAGTTGCTTCCCGGATGCACCACCCTGAAGGAG gtTGAAGAAACTCTGACTAAAAGATGCCAAGAGATGGAGGAGGAAGCCAAGGAGCAAGCAACAGACAACGCCATCCTTGAACAGATACGAAAG ATGGTTGAAGTAGAGATTCCTCAATCTTTATTTGAGGAACAAGGAAGACAGTTTTATGGAGCTAGGCTTCTAGAGATTCAG GGTAACATGAAACTCACAGAAGATCAATTGGCTTCTCTTTCAAGTCAAAAATCAGTGAATGAGTTTCTAGAAACTCAAAGAGAGAGCATTACCAACATAATCAAGCAGAATCTAGCTGTTGGAGATATCTTCAAGCGTGAAAACTTAGAG TTCTCAACAGATGAACTAGTTAAAGAAGTGGAGAACTCGGTCACAGAGTTCAAGAAACATAAACAAGAGTACGATGAGGAACGTGTGAAAGATCAG GTACAAGAGATTTTAGAAGGAGCAAAAGTGCTAGAATGGTTGAAAGAACGAGCTGAAATTCAATACATTACCCGTTGA
- the LOC106420994 gene encoding trigger factor-like protein TIG, Chloroplastic isoform X2: protein MELCVISSINPFHSSSTRRLGSRRLFQSDSLFLSRDGCSLLRFHGRLKKPIKPLELSCAAKKIGGSGGVRRSAASTKAAPAVEPSVKEDKLPAELQVKETQAPNSSVKLSVEVPAIVCEDCYQRVLTEFMKMAKVPGFRPGKRVPENIIVGFVGRPYVLRATVESILKRTLPHAMESVTGKALKDSIQIVSSFPEMEKAYSQLKTLSYEVVVDVVPELKWNPENGYKDMKVVVELGDEIDAKKACERQLRQKYKSLGALKIVTDRGLQVGDLAVIDISATTIDEDGSTGEAIPDAESKGFHFDTEEGNRLLPGFLDSILGIRAGESKSFSLVFPESWKQESLRGQRAQFTVDCKELFYRDLPTLDDSLADKLLPGCTTLKEVEETLTKRCQEMEEEAKEQATDNAILEQIRKMVEVEIPQSLFEEQGRQFYGARLLEIQGNMKLTEDQLASLSSQKSVNEFLETQRESITNIIKQNLAVGDIFKRENLEFSTDELVKEVENSVTEFKKHKQEYDEERVKDQVQEILEGAKVLEWLKERAEIQYITR, encoded by the exons ATGGAGCTTTGCGTTATCAGCTCGATTAATCCTTTTCATTCATCTTCAACACGACGTCTTGGTTCTCGTCGTCTCTTCCAATCCGACAGCTTGTTCCTCTCTCGTGATGGTTGCTCTCTGCTAAGATTCCACGGTAGGCTTAAGAAACCAATCAAGCCCTTGGAGCTTTCTTGTGCCGCCAAGAAAATTGGCGGCAGTGGAGGAGTCCGGCGATCAGCGGCTTCAACCAAGGCCGCTCCGGCGGTTGAACCGAGCGTAAAGGAAGACAAGCTTCCCGCTGAGCTTCAGGTCAAGGAGACTCAAGCGCCGAATTCAAGT GTGAAACTGAGTGTGGAAGTTCCAGCAATTGTCTGTGAAGATTGTTACCAGAGAGTCCTGACCGAGTTCATGAAAATGGCAAAG GTTCCTGGGTTCCGTCCTGGAAAGAGAGTTCCAGAGAATATCATTGTTGGTTTCGTTGGGAGGCCATACGTTTTGAGAGCTACTGTTGAATCTATCTTGAAAAGAACACTTCCTCACGCCATGGAGTCT GTGACTGGAAAGGCTTTAAAAGACTCGATACAGATAGTAAGCAGCTTTCCGGAGATGGAGAAGGCTTATTCTCAGCTCAAGACTCTTAG TTACGAGGTGGTTGTTGATGTGGTGCCTGAGCTGAAATGGAATCCTGAGAATGGGTATAAAGATATGAAGGTCGTTGTTGAACTAGGCGATGAGATAGACGCAAAGAAAGCTTGTGAAAGACAGCTTAGACAGAAGTACAAGTCCCTTGGTGCATTGAAGATTGTCACTGACCGAGGTCTACAG GTGGGAGATCTTGCAGTCATTGATATATCTGCTACAACTATAGACGAGGATGGGTCAACGGGTGAAGCTATTCCAGATGCTGAAAGCAAAG GTTTTCATTTTGACACGGAAGAAGGGAACAGATTACTTCCTGGATTCCTTGATTCAATCTTAGGAATCCGAGCTGGCGAGTCAAAGTCATTCTCGCTTGTGTTTCCTGAATCATGGAAGCAAGAAAGTCTCCGTGGCCAGCGTGCTCAGTTCACT GTTGATTGTAAGGAACTATTCTACAGAGATTTACCAACTTTAGATGATTCACTTGCTGATAAGTTGCTTCCCGGATGCACCACCCTGAAGGAG gtTGAAGAAACTCTGACTAAAAGATGCCAAGAGATGGAGGAGGAAGCCAAGGAGCAAGCAACAGACAACGCCATCCTTGAACAGATACGAAAG ATGGTTGAAGTAGAGATTCCTCAATCTTTATTTGAGGAACAAGGAAGACAGTTTTATGGAGCTAGGCTTCTAGAGATTCAG GGTAACATGAAACTCACAGAAGATCAATTGGCTTCTCTTTCAAGTCAAAAATCAGTGAATGAGTTTCTAGAAACTCAAAGAGAGAGCATTACCAACATAATCAAGCAGAATCTAGCTGTTGGAGATATCTTCAAGCGTGAAAACTTAGAG TTCTCAACAGATGAACTAGTTAAAGAAGTGGAGAACTCGGTCACAGAGTTCAAGAAACATAAACAAGAGTACGATGAGGAACGTGTGAAAGATCAG GTACAAGAGATTTTAGAAGGAGCAAAAGTGCTAGAATGGTTGAAAGAACGAGCTGAAATTCAATACATTACCCGTTGA